From the Lactuca sativa cultivar Salinas chromosome 9, Lsat_Salinas_v11, whole genome shotgun sequence genome, the window AAAATACTATTAATTAAATCAATAATAAAAGATGATATTACAAGTAATATCCTCTATATTAATTtctaaaattatattatatataaacatAATAACGCTACATCCAAGTATTATACTAAGTTTGTGATGGTGATGCATCCCGTCACTAAAACTTTAGGACATGGCATGGGCCCAATAACCGAAAGTGATATGCCGTGGTACTCATCATCGATATCACGACCATTTTTAGTAGATTTTTCTATTGAAGATTGATTTAAATTCTTTTGGTCAAACCATTTTGATGGTTCCGGACTAAAGCCATTAGTGTACCTGCCACGACTCCACAAGTTTTGGCACTACCCAATCAATTTGAAGAAGATCTtgctttttttttctcttttgtcATAATGGAAAATCAGTTATATttcaatatatattttattaatggAAAATTTGCATGGTTTATATGGAAGAATCATTTCGCATTAGAAGTTGATGGTGTCGCTATATTGGTTTTAAAAAAGAAATGCTACCTTGTATTTTCTTGCTTCAATTTAGTAGTTTTTTTAAGCCTCTAATTTACACATATGTCTAAAATAAGTCTTCTATTTTCaactagagtaaattacacgaatcgtccCTAGAACAAGTGCCAAATTGCATGTTCAGTCCCTATTTTTGAAAATTAACTTGGACCGTCCCTCATGCATTTGAATACTACCCGCCCAGTCCCTATTGTCGTTAAACGTTAGATTTCTCCGTTTGGGTGCCCCACGTGCCCTGCACgcaggggtatttttgtcatttcatgtCTCGTGCCCCTATTAGAGCCGTTGCCCCTCCCCTGCTTTCATTTATCTTCGTAGCCCTTCTTCCCCATTACTTCTTTCCCATTTCGTTCTTCGATTTCCCTTCTCCAACCAACAAAAATGGCAATTAGATGCAATTGTGGAGCTGAAGCTGTGATTCGTACCTCATGGAGCAAGAACAACCCTGGAAAACGTTATTATGCTTGTTTTAACCCGGTTAATTTCGATTTCTTGACAAATCTAACCTAATCTCCTAATTTCtcctttttttttgtaaattttagCATTGCTAAATTTTTCTACACGGTATTTTGTAGGCTCGTTGTTGCAAGTTCATTGGTTGGGTGGTGGAGGATCAGAAATGTGCTTGTATGAACATAAGGATGAAGCTTGAACAACAAAATCTGAAACTGAAGTTGTATCTAGCTATTAGTTGGTTTCTGTTTGTGTCAATTCTAGTGTACAAAGTATAGGATAAGTTCTTAGACCAAAGTTGGATGTATCGGTTTAAATGTTAATGAAAATTGGGTGTTTTTTTGGTAATTGCCAAACATGTATTCAGACCAAAGTTGGATGTATCAGTTTGCATGTATTCAGACCAAAGTTTGTAACTGCCAAACATGTATTCAGACCAAAGTATTCTTACCAAAACAACCATTTATGTCATATCATTAAGTCATCAAACCATTACAAACATGCATCCATACATTAACAACCTAATTAATCACTAAGTCATTCAAACCATTACAAACATTAAGTCATCAAACCATTACAACTATCATAGTTAAAGAAGTAGCATAACATTAGTTCAAACTGAAATTACAGACCCAAAATACATGAACTAACATTGTTTCAATTACATCAAAAGCATTAGCATTCAAAAGACAAGAAAGTAATACACAAACACTAAACCATCAGATTTTTCCCCTTGTTCACAACACATGAGTTCTGTCCCACACCAACATTCTGTCCCACATCACTACCACCAACATTCTATCTCACATCATTACCACTGGCCTGTGATCCTCCCACTGCCTGCCCCTTGCAGCTCCTTCCATTATGCCCAACATTTCCACACTTTGAACATCTAACTGTTCTAGTCCCTTTAGCACTATCATCTTCAGTAGAagatcttcttcttttcttttttggcCTACCAATAGGCACATGATGTTTTGGTGGTAGTAACTTTGTTGAACAAGTACTTTTTGTCCACATCATCCTCCCATTAATTGGTTCAATTTTAAAGGCATACATCTCTTGCCATGTCTTCAACCAGTACGTTGGGTGAACCCATGTTTCAGGTATCCCAACATTCTCATTATTTCTCCTCATATCCCATATAGCTACAATTGTGTGATTGCATGGTATGCCAGTGACCTCCCACTTGTTACATGAGCATGTACTTTGTGTTATGTCAACTACACATTGGTCCACACCTTCACCACCTGTGAACTGatacttcccatttccacaaaacACAGCCCTATACTTTGCAGCTTCAGCTTTGATCTTCTCTAGAGTCTCGGTAGCTGTAGGATTTAGTGGTCCAGAGCATTTGTCAATTGTCTTTTGGACAACAACAAGCTTCTTCATTATGTACTCTCTAATAAACTCCAAGCAACTTATAATTGGTCTTTCACGACCCTTGACAAGTTTGCTATTCAATGTCTCACAAAGGGTGTTTAACAATGCATCACAATGTGCTCTTCCTATAGAATAACAATGTTGCATCATAATTTTTAGTAATCTTTTAAGATGAATACAATCAACAATGTTGAAGAATTCTAACATGTATAACTAACCTGTGAAGTGAGGTATGGACCAATGTTGGGGTGGCATGGCTTTAAGCCATTCATATGCATCATTGTTCAATTTCTACAGTTCCTCCATTGCAAGATTGAATTGTTGAATAGTTGTTGTTGTTTCACATTTCCAGAGACAATCTTTAAACTCCTTGCCCCTCCACTTCCGCTTCATATTCTCATGGATATGACGAAGGCAAAATCTATTTTCTGCACATGGAAACAATTTCGCAATTGCAGGCAACACACCCTACAACATAAACACAGTCAATTTTATATAATTAGTACAGATAATATAAAGGGAAAGTAGTTAAACTATGTATACTATTACCTTTTGCCTATCAGTTATAAATGTAAAGTTTGAATTCGTAGTCAAATCCAAATCATCACCAAGATTTTTTAGAAACCATGTCCATGAGCTGTAGTTCTTAGACTCTACAAGACCATAAGCCACTGGGTAAGTGTTTTTGTTTCCATCTAATCCCTATAATAGTAAGAAAAAATTAGGTTAACATCTATAAGTCATAAGTAAGATTAAGTAGTTAATCCATGTATAAAATCACTTACCACTGCAGTTAGAATCATACCAGGGTCGGGACCCTTCATGAATGCACCATCAAGTCCAAGAAAGTCTCTTTTCCCTGCTGCAAATCCTTGTTTTAGTGGcccaagacacacacacacacacacacacatatatatatatatatatatatatatatatatatatatatatacacataggtATATATATACGTCTAAAAATTCTAGTATTTGATGCAGGGTTGGAAGAATTATCCACTTGAAGCTTGACAGTTATGTTTGGGTTTCGACTTTGAACCTCCAGTAGATAGTCCCTCAATATAGAATACTGACCCCCAAAATCACCCCTAATAGTTTGTAGGCCTTTTGCTTTTGCCCTAAACAATTTCATGTCCGACATCTGAATTTGGTATTTTCTCTCTAGCTGCTCCTTTAAAGCCCTAATTGGTATTTCTGGGTTAGACTCTAACTGATCAAGAATTTTTTTGGAAAGAAACTTGTAATTATGTACAAGCTTTGATTTTTCTTGTTTGTAGACATTTATGCTCCTTTTCATACGTTTTCAAAGTCCAGTCATCATCCTTTTTCCATTTACTTATTAAAAGTTTCCAAGGGCACTTACTGCTTTCACCTACTTCCACTGCACTTTTCTTTTTACTTGGTTCTCCTTTTTACCTGTTTGACTGGGTCCACCATTATGTTCCTTTGACTTGGCCCACCTTTCCCAGAAGTCTCAAGTATCCCCATATCTGGTATTGTTCCTTTACATACTACCATGACCCTGTTTTTATCATTCTTGACAATATCCAATTCTCTTCTTGTCTCTATCGCATGTAAGTAAACTCTATCTTTTGATTCTTGAGAACTTGAGAATCTTTGAAGTATATAGAAAGGGTCACTCACTTGAGCTGCATCGTTTATCTGTGCCCTTTCTGCAACCCAAATTTTATTTCTTCTTGTACTCATTTTCCCTTCATCAGATGATGACTCAGATTGTAGAACATCAGTGTTGATCACCTCCATCTCCTCATCAGACATTACTACATTCTTTGTTGTAATAGGGGCATCACCAACCCACTCCAAATTATCATCAATGTTGAGGTAGAAATCATGCATGTCCACCTCAGGATCATCCAACAATTTATCCTCATCTACAATGAAATCACTATCCTCACTATCAGTTGAATCTCCACTACCCTCACTTTCACTAGATCCACCTAGGGCTTCACTAAAGGTTTCCATAATAGGGGTTCCATGTTTGGTTCTCTCACAGATTCAAATTTAATAGGGGATTCCATTCTAGGGGTGAAATATGTGCAACATCAATATGACTAGGGGATTCCATGTTAGGTTCCATTGTAGGGGTTTGCATTCTTCGTTCTAAAACAGGGGGTTCAAATGTGGTTGTGTCGATCCATTCGAGACAAAACCTTCTAGAATAAGAAGAGGGTTCAACAATATCTTCAATCCTGAGTTTTGAAGGGTTAGGAGACATAGCATATGTATGCAAGTTGGTACGCCAAAATTCTGTATACACATCTATAAGCTTGTGTGAAGCAACATAGGACCTTAAGTGGTTGACATCTTGATCACTACCCAATGCAAACAACCAAATCTAAATCCCCTAACGGTCGTTTAAAGTGATAATACATAACCTTACCTTCTTCAACGCAACCCAACTCTTCCATCATATCATCAATGTCGTGAATAGAGAACAAATCATTGTCGATCAAGTCCACAAATTTTTGTTGTCCCTTGATGTATTTTCTCCCAGGAAATTTGGTAAACTCTCCTCCATAGTGCAACCGTATACTAAAAACAGTTGGATTCCAACCTTCACAAGAAAAAAAACAACAATATTTTCAAAAACAGAGACAAAGTGATCAAGAACAGAGCATAAAATGGTTTGCTTTCTTTACCGTAACTTTCTTCCAAATCGATTTCATCCATCTATGGTCGTATTCGCCTCCCACTCATCTTCACTCTTGACGGAAAACTAGGGTTTTTGTGAGACGAGAATGGTTTTGATCGGGGACTGGGTATGCAACGTTTGGGTGAACTAGATATGGCGCCATACACAGTTGATGATATACACGCGacatgaaatgacaaaaatacccctgcGTGCAGGGCACGTGGGGCACCCAAACATAGAAATCTAACGTTTAACGACAATATGGACTGGGCGGGTAGTATTCAAATGCATGAGGGACTGTCCGAGTTAAATTTCAAATATAGGGACTGAACGTGCAATTTGGCACTTGTCCCAGggacgattcgtgtaatttaatCTTTCAACTAATTTATTGATGGACATCTTTTCAAGTCGAATACCTTTAGATTATACACCTTTTGGTCCATTTTAAGTGCTAGATAAGTATTGTATTCTCCCTAAAGTCTATCATTAAGGAGATAGAAAAGCTTATGAGAGGCTTCCTTTGGTGTCGTGGTGAGTTAAAAAGAGGCATAACCAAGGCTTATTGAAAACTATGTGCTTTCTAAAGACTCGAGGTGGTCTAGGAATAAAGAGTATGATCACTTGGAATATTTCTCTTATGGCATCTCGCATATGAAAGCTCATTATAAAAAAGGATTCCCTTTTGGTTAAATGAATTCACTCCTATCGACTTGAGGGTTCGAATTTCTAAGATGCTCTAATTAAAAGTGTCATTAGAGCGAGTTGGCATAACATCACTGGTATGTAGGAAAAGATTAGAGACTTCATTGTCTCTCATATTAGTGATGGAAACACTACCTCTGCGTGGTATGACAGTTGAAATCCTGTCGCCCCCTCTCTCGATTCCTTATCCCGCATGCTATTCACTAAACGGGTTTCTCCCTTGATGTTATTGTTAAAGACATTGTCTCTGGAGGTAATTAGCCCCCCCCCCAATCTTTGTTTTGATTCAATTGGTTCTCTTAGCATCTACCCATCTCCCTATATGACTCGCTTCGCCCCGATAAACTCTACTGGCATAACAAAATGGGTCTTCCTATACCCTTCTCTTTTTATGAAGTTTGGCTTAGCTTCCGACCTGATAAACCTGAGGTTGATTAACACTAACTTGTTTGGTTCTCCCAAAACATCCCGTGTCATGCCTTTCATCTTATGGGTGGCCCTAAATAATTGTCTCAaaactcatgataaaatccatataTGGGAGCCAAACCAAATATTGGTTTGCAAGTTCTGTCATGTTTGCCTCGACTCTCTCAACCTCCAATTCTTTGACTATCCATACTCATCTTAGATATGGCTTGAGATGATAGCCTTGATAAATCTCAACAATGTTCCCAAAAAGTGGATCGACATCACCACCCTCTTTAAGTAGTTCTCCAAAGGTAAGACCGTTTGGTCTATATTCGTCATTTAGTTCTTGCAAGCATCATCTATCATCTTtagattaaataaataatatgatcttcAAGAATTAAAGAATACTCCATGAAACTATGGTCAAGACTATTGCTGATGATGTCCATTTGAGACTTTTGAGGCTTACCTTCAATCCTTCCCCAAATGTTGCTAAAGCCAAGATCATTTCGAGACTCCATATGCAGAATGAAGATATCGAAATTCAGCATCCTTATCTTTCTCTTTGGGTTTTTCCTTTCTTCTTCCAAGGATTCCTTTGAGGTATCCTTTGCTTAAGAGGTAGTTGATCTCCTTCCTGAGAGTTATGTAATCCTCTGTGATATGACCAAAGTCTTCATGGTATGCACACCATTTGGATTTGTCTTTCCAAGTGGTGAATTTTTATCCCTTCCTTGGCCATCTTGCTTTGTCGCCAAGATCCTGCATAGCAAATATTATACCTGAAATATCCATAGAAAAGCAATAGTCAGTATCAGAGATAATATTACCACAAATCACTGTCAATCATAATCTTTGATTTGTTCACCCATTATTCACTTTCCTTGTATATTCCTTAATTTATGTTGTACTCTGTACTATATATTGTTTGTTCAATGTTAAATGAAAGTGTGGTAAATTTATTTTACCTCTCATGGTATCAGCCATAATATCACGTCTCTTCTAATTGCAAACCCTAAATTCTTTCTTTTGCCCTTTTCTTCTCAGCCAATCATCGATCCTTCTTTTGCTTCCCTATCTCCCCTCAATacaacatcttcttcttctatcATGTCTGGTTCATCGACTTCACAAGACCCCCCTCTCCCCATGAATACTCTGCTGCATATGCTCACGATAAAGCTCTCATCTACCAATTTCCTCTTATGGCGAAATCAGATAGCAACGCTGCTTCTTCATCAAAATTGGATGCATTTTGTTGATGGGTCTCATCCTGCACCAGCTAAAACTATCATTACAGAAGGTAAATCTACTCTAAACCCAGAATATTCCTCATGGTTTGATACAGACAAAAGAATTCTTCTTCTCCTCCAATCATCTCTCACAGAGGAAGCTATGGAAGAAGTTTTAAATCTTACAACCTCTCATGAAGTTTGTAAAGCCATGGAATCAGATTATAGCCATGATTCCATGGAACGCTCTCGAAATCTAAAAGACTCCTTACGTCATTTAAAGAAGGGAAATCTCTCCGTTTCCGATTAAGGGAAACAATTTAAAGCTATATGTGACAAGCTTGCTGCTTTCGGACAACCTGTATCTGACATTGACAAAAGTCACTGGTTTCTTTGTGGCTTAGGACCGACTTTTGAGACGTTTTCTATGGCTCACAGGGTTGTGCAACCTCGTTCCCCTTTTCGTGATCTGCTTGCTCAGGCCGAAGGCCATGAGTTGTTTGTTTCTTCTTTACATGGCTCTCAAACATCTCCTGTTGCCTTTTCGGCCCAACATTAGTCTTCTAGGCAACAATCCTCTCTTGGCAGAGGACGTTCTAACAGTTTCACTAATGGTTGATCTTATTCTCGAGGGGCTATCTCTTCACGTGGCTGAGGTCGAAGATCACCCCACTGTCAATTATGTCGTCAAAACGGACACTATGCAAGTGCTTGTCCCGACTTAGCAACTTATGCCAAACAATCTTCATATTCTGCTACAAATCTTGCACAGGCCTTTCATGCCGACTGTAAGATAAATGAGACGACATCGGATTGGTACGTAGACTCCGGTGCCACCGCTCATATGGCGCCATCACCAGCTCATGTTGATTCATCTATTCCTTATCCACGAAATAAGCAAGTTTACTTTGGCAATGGTAATGTCCTTCCCATCTCTCATACTGGTACACTATCGGTTAACCCTCATTTGAAATTAAAAGATGTCCTTATTGTACCTAATATCAAGAAGAAACTACTATCTGTTAGCAAACTCACTAACGATTACCCGGTTGATTTCTTGTTCTATCGATCTTATTTCATTATTCAGGACTCAATCACCAAGGATTTCTTAGCAAAAGGGACGCATAAGGATGGATTATATATTTTGAGCCCCGGTTTTCAAGTACTAGCAGCTACTGTTATTTCTTCTTCGAAAGCTTCTTTTGAATTATGGCATAAACGCCTTGGACATGTAAACCATGATGTTCTCTGTCTTTTAAATAAACATGGGTGCTtacattttacatatattttACCTAGACCAAACATTTGTTCATCTTGTGAGCTTTCAAAACAACATCGTTTACCCTTCAAATTAAATGTGAAACGCTCACTTAatgtccttgatttgatgcattgtGATTTATGGGGACCCGCTCATATTGCTTCAAACGATGGTTATCGTTACTATGTTTTATTTGTTGATGACTACTCACGATTTTCATGGTTTTATCCAATAAAAACCAAATCAGAATTCTTAGAAGTCCTTAAAGTCTTTTTTACAGCTTGTCCAAACTCAATTTTCATGCAAACTGAAGGTGTTTCAAAGTGATGGAGGTACGAAATTTCTCAATAATCAGGTTCAGCGTTTATTTCTTGACAACGATACTCATCACCAAATGTCTTGTCCATATACTCCATAATAAAATGGACGGGTCGAACGTAAACACCGCCATCTTACCGAAATGGGACTCGCTATGTTATTTGGTGCAAATGCACCCCCACCTTTTGGGTTGACGCTTTCTCTTTGGCGGCTCACATTATTAATCGTCTTCCCACAAAGCTATTGGACAACAAATCACCATATGAATTTCTTTTTCATTCAGTGCCAAACTACACCAATTTTAAAGTGTTTGGATGTCGTGTCTTCCCATATTTACGACCTTACTCTAACCATAAACTTGCACCCCGAAGCATAGAGTGCATTTTTATTGGTTATTGTACTCAATATAAAGGGTACAAATGTCTTGATCTAAACACATCCAAGGTTTATATAACATGACACGCAAGGTTTGGTGAGTTTTCTTTTCTGTTCTCAAATAAAACCACATCTTCCCACATAACTCACCTATTTTTGAGCACTTATGAAGATAAAAGTTCTTTATGCCCCATTACCTCTCAAACATCCCCACCACCAGCCCCCATTCTTCCTACCCCATCCACCACTTTCCCTTCATGTGATCATGATGACTCTTTTCCTATAATAATTTCTCTAGTAGCTCCAACTTCTCATGACTCCCAAACTTCAAGTCAACTGTCTACATCATCCTCTGACATGCCTTTGCGTCTTCCTTCCAATCCTCCTACATCATCATCAATACCTCAGCCTTCCACAACATCTACTCACCAAATGGTAACTAGACGCAAGGCTGGAATTGTAAAGCCTAAAAACATATTGGACTTATTTGCCATTGCTCCTACATATCTTCACAATGCCTTGTTAGCATCTAAAGAACCCAAGGGTTTCAAATCAGCTTCCAAACAAAAGCATTGGTGTGACGCTATGTCGGAAGAACTCACGGCTCTTCACCAGAACAATACATGGACTCTTGTTCCCCGACCGTTAAAAGAAAATGTGGTTGGCTCAAATGGGTATTCCGCACTAAATACCATGCCGCTGGTTCTATTGATCGCTATAAAGCTCGACTTGTAGCACAAGGTTTTCACAAATACCCGGTTTTGATTTCTCACATACCTTCAGTCCCGTTGTTAAATCCACCATGGTTCGTCTAGTTCTTGCTCTTGCCATTACAAATAAATGGAATATCCATCAACTAGACGTCAAAAAAATGCATTCTTAAATGGCAATCTCCAAGAAACGGTCTACAtggagcaacctccaggttttgctGATGCTCGTAATCCATACTATGTTTGTCGTCTCAACAAGGCTctttatggcctcaaacaagctccacgTGCTTGGTTTCAATGGCTGAGCAATTTTTTAATTCAGCAAGGTTTCACTTGTAGTCAAGCAGACACATATCTTTTCATCTCCCATCGAGGTGCATGTCTATTGTAT encodes:
- the LOC111882579 gene encoding uncharacterized protein LOC111882579 is translated as MPPQHWSIPHFTGRAHCDALLNTLCETLNSKLVKGRERPIISCLEFIREYIMKKLVVVQKTIDKCSGPLNPTATETLEKIKAEAAKYRAVFCGNGKYQFTGGEGVDQCVVDITQSTCSCNKWEVTGIPCNHTIVAIWDMRRNNENVGIPETWVHPTYWLKTWQEMYAFKIEPINGRMMWTKSTCSTKLLPPKHHVPIGRPKKKRRRSSTEDDSAKGTRTVRCSKCGNVGHNGRSCKGQAVGGSQASGNDVR